CTCCAGGGCGACTTCGGCCTTGTCCCACATGTCGTCCGTGCCCACGCGCTTGTCCGGCCGCAGGGAGAGGCGAATATCTATATTGCCGAAGCCGAACATGCGGTAGGTCTCCATGAACTGGTTCAGAAAGACGGTGATCTCGTCCTGGATCTGGTCGGGCCGGCAGAAGATGTGGGCATCGTCCTGGGTGAAGCTGCGGACGCGGGTGAGGCCGTGGGTGACGCCGGAGCGCTCGTAGCGGTGGAGGCGGGCGAAATCGGCGTAGCGGATGGGGAGATCTCGGTAGGAGTAGAGCCTGGCGCCGTACATCAGGGCGTGGCCGGGGCAGTTCATGGGCTTCACGCCGAACTCGCGCTCGTCAATCTTGGTGAAGAACATGTTCTCAATGTAGTTATCGTAGTGGCCGGAGCGCTTCCAGAGGTCGGTGGACATGATGAGGGGGGTGATGACTTCCGTATAGCCGTACTTTACGTAGAGACCGCGGATGTAATCCACCAAGAGGTTGTAGACCAGGGCGCCCTTGGGGAAGAAGAAGGGGCTGGCGGGAGCGATGGGGTCGAACATGAAGAGTTCGAGCTCACGGCCCAGCTTGCGGTGATCGCGCTTGGCGGCCTCTTCCAGCATCTTGAGGTGCTCGTCCATGGCTCCGGCCGATTCGAAGGCGGTGCCGTAGATGCGCTGGAGCTGGGGGTTGGACTCATCGCCCTTCCAATAGGCGCCGGCGACGCTGAGGAGTTTCACGGCCTTGATGCGCCCGGTGTAGTCCACGTGGGGGCCTTCGCAGAGATCGGTGAAGGGTCCCTGGCTGTAGGTGGTGATCTTTTCGCCGGGCGGGATGCTTTCGATGGTCTCCACCTTGTAGCGGTTGCTCTTGAACTGCTCGACGGCTTCGCCCTTGGTGAGCTCCTTGACCAGCATGCGGTCGTTGCGCTTGATGATCTCCTTCATCTTGGCTTCGATCTTCGTCAGATCGTCGGGCGTGACGGGGCGGGAGATCTCGATATCGTAGTAGAAGCCGTCGTCTGTCGCGGGGCCGTGGGCGAGCTTGGCGTCCGGGAAGTAGAAGAGAACGGCCTCCGCCATGACATGGGCTGCAGTGTGGCGCAGGCGGCTGCGCAGGGCTTTGAGGGCGTCTTTATCGGCGGGGGTGGTGGTCACGAGCGGGTTCCTCTGCAAGATTGGGACGCGGTCATGTGGGCACCGAACGATTATAGCGCGACGGCGTGAAAAAGGCGCGACGGTTCCCGATGCAGTCCCTGGACAGCGGCGGTACAATGGCGGTGCGTTGCACAACCTCACCAGGGAGACCAGCTATGCGCGCATATGTGCTGATCGAGGCGACCATCGGCAAGGCGAGGGACGTGGCGAAGGCGCTCAAAGGGACGCCGGGCGTGCAGGAGTGTTATCTCGTGACCGGGCCATACGACATCGTGGCCATCGTTGAGGGGAAGGACGCGAACACGGTGGGCAAGACGGTGGCGGAGCGGGTGCACAACGTGCCGGGCATCGCGCGGACGGTGACGTGCCTGGCGCTGGGGATATAAAGAGGAGCAAGGGCGGAGAGCAGGGGACAGGGAAGAGCCTAGTACTTTGAGGAGCCGATCTCCTCGCGCTTGCCGGTGACGATGAAAACGACTTGCTCCGCGATGTTGGTGGAGCGGTCCGCGATGCGCTCCAGGTTGTGAGCGACCCAGGTGAGGTAGGTGGCCTGCTGGATCGTGCGCGGGTCCTGGAGCATGTAGGTGAGCAACTCCCTATAGATCTGCTCGTGAAGGGCGTCTATCTCATCGTCCTCCTGGCAGACGCGGGTGGCGGCGGCGGAATCGCGGTGGGTGAAGGCATCCAGGGCGCGGCGGAGCATCCCCAGGGCCAGGTCCGTCATGCGCGGGATGTCTATGAGGGGCTTGATGAGGGGGTCATCGCCGATGCGGATGCTGACGCGGGCGATGCCTTCGGCATGATCGCCCATGCGCTCCAGGTCCACGGTGGTATGCAGGACGGCGACGATGATGCGCAGGTCCTGGGCCATGGGCTGCTGAGTGGCCAGGAGCTTGAGGCAGCGCTCTTCGATGGCGAAGCGCTTGTGGTTGATGAACTTGTCCTCTTCCACCACCGTTCTGGCCAGGGCGAGATCGCGGCGCTTGAGGGAGTCGATGGACTTGATGACAGCCTTTTCCACCATGCTGCCGAGCGCAAGAAGCTCGTCCTGGAGCTGTTTAAGCTCATGATCGAAACCGATGCGTGTCATGGCTGACCTCCTGCCTTACCCGAACCGGCCGGTGATGTAGTCCTGGGTCCGCTGGTCGCGAGGGTTGGTGAAGATGACGTCCTTGGGGCCGAACTCGACGAGCTTGCCGGGAGCGCCGCCACCCTCCGTGGTGAGGAAGGCAGTATAGTCGGAAACACGGGCGGCCTGCTGCATATTATGCGTCACGATGACAATGGTGTAATCCTTGGCCAGCTCCTGCATCAGGTCTTCTATCTTAAGGGTGGCAAGGGGATCGAGGGCGGAGGCCGGCTCATCCATCAGGATGACCTCCGGCGCGACGGCGAGGGCGCGGGCGATGCAGAGGCGCTGCTGCTGGCCGCCGGATAGCTCCAGGGCGCTCTTCTTCAGGCGGTCCTTGACCTCATCCCAGAGCGCGGCGCGGCGGAGGGACTGTTCCACCAGCTCGTCCAGATTGCCCTTGTTCCCGTTGATCCGCGGGCCGAAGGCGACGTTGTCATAGATGGACTTGGGGAAGGGATTGGGCTTCTGGAAGACCATGCCGATGCGGTAGCGGACCTCCGTGGGGTCAACATCGCGGGCGTAGAGGTCTTCGCCCATGAAGAGGACTTCCCCGGCGATGCGCGCGCCTTGCAGGAGCTCGTTCATGCGGTTGAAGCAGCGCAGGAGGGTGCTTTTGCCGCAACCGGAAGGGCCGATGATGGCAGTGATGCGGCGCGCCGCAACCTTCATGGAGATGCCGTCCAGGGCAAGGCGGCTGCCGTAGAAGACCTGAAGGCTCTTGGTCTCTAGGGCGATGGTCTCGGAGGCCATGGGGTCGGCGTTCTCCGGCTCATCGCCGATGGGCATGGGCGGAACTTCGAGGTGCTTGGACGGTCTGATGTTCACTGGGGCTTGCGCCATGGGCCACTCTCCTAGGTCGTCGCGCTAATCCTGGATCTTTTTCTGGAAGCGGTCGCGGAGGAAGATCGCCAAGCCGTTCATAGCCAGCAGGACGATGAGGAGGACGATGATGCCGGTGGCGGCGATCTCCTGAAAGCCTGCCTGGGGGCGCGAGGTCCAGTTGAAGATCTGGATGGGCAGGGCGGTGAACGGGTCAAGGGGGGCGTTGAGCAGGCCATCGCTGCCGGGGACGAAGGCGATATAGGTCAAGGCGCCGATCATGATGAGGGGGGCAGTCTCGCCGATGGCGCGGGACATAGAGAGGATGACGCCGGTGAGGATGCCGGGGAAGGCATAGGGCAAGATGACGCGGCGGATGGTCTGCCACTTGCCCGCGCCGAGGGCGTAGGAGGCGGTGGCGAGAGAGGAGGGGGTGGCGCGCAAAGCTTCGTTGGTGGCAATGATGGTGATGGGCAGAACGAGGAGGGTCATGGTGAGGGAGCCGGCGAAAACACTGCGATCGAGGGACATCCAGCGGACGAAGACGGTGAGACCCAGGAGTCCATAGACGATGGAGGGGACGCCCGCGAGGTTGGAGATGTTGGTCTGGACCATGTCTGTCCAGCGGTTCTTGGGAGCGTAGTACTCCAGGTAGAGGGCCGCGCCGACGCCGAGAGGAACGGAGAAGACGAGGGTGAAGCCCATCATCCACAGGGTACCCATGAGGGCGGACCAGATGCCCGCCTGCTCGGGGAAACGCGAGGGGAAGCTAGTGATGAACTGCCAATCAAGATGGCCGATGCCGACGACGAAGATGCGGACGAGAAGGGTGACAAGAACGACGATGCCCAGGAGCGTGGCGGCGATGAGGACGCCCGCATAGAGCTTGCCTTTGAGCTTCCGCTTTTGCAGGTTGGCGGGAGGCGTGAGACGCATTTTAATACTTCTCCCGGAAGCGCTTGACGACCCAATGGCCGACGAGATTCATGGCCAAGGTCATGAGGAAGAGCATGAGGCCGACGACAAAGATGGTCTTGTATTCGATGGTGCCGTGGGGCGTATCGCCGAGGCTGACCTGGACGATGTAGCCGGTCATGGTCTGGATGCTCTCGAGCGGCGTCGCTTCAATGTTGGGAGTCGCACCTGCGGCGATAGCGACGATCATCGTCTCGCCTGCGGCGCGGGCGAGGGCGAGGATGAAGGAGGCGATGATGCCGGAGAGGGCGGCCGGGACAACGACGCGGGTGGCGACTTCGAAGCGCGTCGCGCCGAGGGCACGGGCGCCGTCGCGGAGGGACTTGGGAACGGCGAGCATGGCGTCCTCACTGAGGGAGGCGACCATAGGGATAATCATGACGCCGACGACGAGGCCTGCGCTAAGGGCGTTGAAGATGTTGGCATCGGCGAAGGGGCCTGGAAGGTTGCGGATGATGTGGGGCGTGACGAAGGTGAGGGCGAAGTAACCGTAGACGACGGTGGGGATGCCCGCCAACACTTCGAGGGTGGGCTTCAGCGCACGGCGAAGGCCGTTGGGGGCGTATTCGCTAAGGAAGATGGCCGTGGCGAGGCCGACGGGGATGGCAACGACGGCGGCGATGGCGGCGACCATCAGCGTGCCGGTGATAAGGGGCCAAATGCCGAAGTGCTGAGGATCGAACAGGGGCGCCCACCTGGTATCGAAGAAGAATTGCTTGAGGGAGACTTCGCCGAAGAAGCTGACCGCCTCCGTGAGCAGGGTGACGACGATGCCGATGGTGGTGAGGATGGAGACGAGGCCGCAGAGGAACAGGAGCTTGGGCATAAGCGCGTCATCCCAGCGCTTCCCGGCTCTCCGGCTGAGGAGTCGGCCCGGCTGCGGGGGCGGCCTGTCCACTATCTCGGTTGCTTGCGCCATCTACGACCTTCTATGCCAGGGAAAGCGTTTTGCGAACCTGCTCGATATCTTCCAGGAAGTCCGGTAGGGGGACCTGGATATAGCCCACCTCGTCAACCAGAGCGGGCGATTGATTCAGATAGAACTTCACGAACTCGCGGACTGCGTCCTTTTCGCGCAGGGACTTCACGTTGACGTAGATAAGGAGCGGGCGCGAAAGCGGCTTGTACGCGCCGATGGAGATGGAGTCATGCGAGGGGGCGACGGGTGTCCCAGCGCCCACGGCAATGGGGACGGCGCGCAGTTTGTCCTTGTTCTCCACATAGTAGGCATAGCCGAAATAGCCGAGGGCGTTTCGCTGGCCGGCGATGCCCTGGATGAGGACGTTATCGTCCTCGCTGGCCGTATAGTCGGACCGGGATGCGCGGGCCTTGCCGACGATGGCCTCCGTGAAGTAATCGAAGGTGCCCGAATCGGTGCCGGGGCCGAAGAGGGCGATGGATTGATCGGGCCAGTTGGGACGCACCTGGTTCCAGCGGCTGACGGCGGAGCCGGGCTCCCAGATGCGCTTGAGCTCATCCACGGTGAAGTAGTCCACGAAGGTGTTGGCAGGATTCACGAGGATGGAAAGGCCATCGAAGGCGATGCGCAACTCCAGATAGGCGATGCCTCGCTTCAGGCATTCCTGTTTCTCCGTGTCCTTGATAGCGCGTGAGGCGTTGGAGATATCGGTCTCGCCGGTGCAGAAGCGTTTGAAGCCGCCGCCGGTTCCGGAGACGCCGACGGTGACGCGGACCCTGGGGGCTATGCCGCCGAACTCTTCGGCCGCGGCCTCCGTGATGGGGAAGACGGTGCTGGAGCCATCCACAGAGACGGTGCCGTTCATGCGTCGGATGCCGGAGGAAGGGGTCAGCGTGGGGTAGGGGGTGAGCTGGGGGGCGGAGGTGGGCCGACCCCCCAGATCGCCGGAACAGGCGGTGAGGAGCAGAAGCACTACAAGGACAAGCGCCACAGGGCCGAGGGCCGTGAGATGTCTTGTACCGAGAGCGCTTCGCACGCGATGTGCAACCCCGCATCCATATTGTCCGAGTCACCGGATGCCGCACCACAACGATAGTGCGCCGCCGCTGACGCCACAACGGAGCAATGTTTAAGAGAGTGTTAATGTTGCGGACTTGCGATGGCGGCGCGCCCTGCCATGAATTCCTTGACACCCTTTACCGGGGCGGCCTAGGATAGCGCTACTGTGGCTGAACGCATCACTTCGGCAAAGGGAAAACAGGACGAGACAGCGCTGGAGACGAGCCTGCGCCCGCGCAAGCTCGATGAGTACGTGGGCCAGGGGAAGACCAAGGAGAATCTCAAGATCGCCATAGACGCGGCGAAGAAGCGGGATGAGGCACTGGACCACATCCTGCTGTACGGGCCGCCGGGGCTGGGGAAGACGACGCTGGCGAATATCGTGGCGGCGGAGATGGGCGTCAACATCCGCATCACGTCCGGCCCGGCCATCGAGCGTCCCGGGGACATGGCGGCGATCCTCACGAACCTGAAGGCGCGAGACATCCTGTTCATTGACGAGATCCACCGTTTGGGGCGAGGCATCGAAGAGGTGCTGTACCCGGCGATGGAGGACTTCGCGCTGGACATCGTGATCGGCAAAGGGCCGACAGCGCGGAGCATCCGGCTGAAAATCCCGCGCTTCACGCTCATCGGCGCGACGACGCGCTACGCGATGATGAGCGCACCGCTCCGCGACCGATTCGGCTCGGTCTACCGCCTCGACTTCTACACACCAGGCGACCTGGAGGCGATCCTGGACCGCTCTTCCAAGCTGTTGAGCATCCCGATAGACAGGCAGGCGGTCACGGAAATCGCCAAGCGCTCGCGGGGGACGCCGCGGGTGGCGAACCGCTTGCTGAAGCGGGTGCGGGACTTCGGCGAGGTGGTGACGAAGGGTCGAGTGACGCAGGCGGTGGCGGTGGACGCCCTTTCGCGGCTGGAAGTGGACGAGCTGGGCCTGGACAAGATGGACCACCAGGTGCTGCAGGCGGTCATCGAGAAGTTCGGCGGCGGGCCGGTGGGGCTGGAGACGATCGCGACGTCCATCGCGGAAGAGGCGGACACGATCATGGACGTCTACGAGCCGTTCCTGATGCAGCTGGGCTTCCTTGGCCGCACACCGCGCGGGCGCGTGGCAACGAAGCGGGCCTACGAGTATCTGAAGATCCCCTACCCGCACAAGAACGGGCCGGACACGCTGCAGCCTTCGCTGCTGAACGATTAGCGCTCCATCTCCGGTTGACTCGTTATCCCGGCGCGTGCTAGATTCCTCCGGCTTGGCGCACGGCCCACGGCCGCGCCACCTCCGGAGATGCCCCATAGATGAGCGGCGCGCTGGACGGCCTGACGGTGCTGGACCTGACGCAAGCCATCGCCGGGCCCTTCGGCACGAAGCACCTGGCGGATTGCGGCGCGAAGGTCATCAAAATCGAGAAGCCTTCGGGCGACCCGGCGCGGCGTGCCCCGCCGTTCTACAAGGATAGGCCCCACCCTGAAGGAAGCGGCCTCTTCCTCTATCTCAACACCAACAAGCTCGGGATCACCCTTGATCTGAAGTCGGCGGAGGGACGCGCGCTGTTCAAGCGGCTGGCGCGGAAGGCGGACCTGGTGGTGGAGAGCTACCGCCCAGGAACGATGGAGCGGTTGGGGCTCAGCCACCGTGAACTGCTGCAAGAGAACCCGCGGCTGGGCATAATCTCCCTGAGCGATTTTGGGCAGACGGGGCCGTATCGCGAGTACCGCCTGACGGAGCTTGCGGCCTTCGGCCTGACGGGGCCGATGTTCGCGCTGGGCGCGCCGGGGAAGGAGCCGCAGAAGTTCGCGGAGAACTCGACGCTGGCTATCACGGGGCTTGCAGTGGGGAACGCGGCGATGGCGGCGGCGATCACCTCCCAGCGCACCGGCAAGGGCGTCTCTGTGGACCTCTCCATCGCCGAGAGTTTCCTGGCGACGACGGAGACGCAGATGATGTCCCACTTCTATAGCGGCGAGGTGGCCCAGCGGCTGGGAACGGCGATAAGGCCGCAGTTCCTCATCGGAAGCTACCCGTGCAAGGACGGCTATGTGGCGATCCAGGGCGTGGGGCGGGGCGAGAGCTGGTGGCCGCGGGTTTTCCAGATGATGGGAAAGCCGGAGCTTTCCAAGGACCCTCGCTTCAAGGACTCGCAGGCGATCATGGAGCATGGGGACGACTTCGACGCTATCTGGTACACATGGCTGATGGAGCATACGCGCAAGGAAATCTTCGACGCCGCAGGGGAGGCGCGGTTCCCCATCGCGCCGGTCTATTCATCGGAAGATATCTACAACGACCCGCACTTCAATGCGCGAGGCTTCTTCGCAACGATCAGGCACTCGCACACGGGGCCGATCCGCTACCCAACACGGCCCTTCCGCCTGCACGGGACGCCGAATCCTCCGCCGCAGCCCGCGCCAAGGCTGGGCCAGCATAACGCCAAGGTCTTTTGCGGGATGCTAGGGCTACCCAAGCGAGCGCTCGCAACACTCAAGAAGAAGGGAGTGGTGTAGATGGCTGCCCCACTTCCACTAGAGGGCATTCGCGTCCTGGAGCTGGCCGAAGGGTGGGCCGGGCCGATGACGGCGATGTGGCTCGGCGACCTGGGCGCGGAGGTCATCAAGATCGAGGCGATCCAGCGGTACGATCATGCGCGGGGACAGGTGAACGAATCGCGGGCGCTGCCGGGCTACCCGAACAAATCGCCGGGGGAGCGGCCGTATGACGTTGCGGCGGCCTACATCCAGGCGAACCGCAATAAGCTGGACGCCACGATTGACCTCTCCCGAACGCGGGGCGTGGCGCTGTTCAAGGAGCTCGTCGCCGTCAGCGATGTGGTGGTGACGAACATGGTGACAGGGGTGCCGGAGAAGATGGGGATCGGCTATGGCGACCTGGCGAAGATACGCCCCGACCTTATCATGCTCATCAGCTCAGGCTACGGAGCCTCCGGGCCGTACGCGCGACGGGTGACGATGGGCGGCGCGATGGACGGGATCGCGGGGTTCACATGGCTGAGGCACTACCCCGGCCAAACGCCGGACACGGCCACGTTCAGCATCCATACGGACGTAGTAACAGGGATGAACAATGCAATGGCAGTGCAGATGGCGCTCTTCCACCGCAATAGGACGGGAAGGGGACAGGTGATAGAGACGTCCGGAGTGGAGGCCTCTATCCACCAGATCCACGTCTCGCTGATGGACTATGCCCTGAACGGGCAGGTGCGAACGGCCCACGGCAACGGCCACGAGTCGCTCGCGCCCTATGGCTGTTACCCATGCGCCGGGAACGACAGGTGGCTCACCATCACGGTGTATAGCAAAGGGCAGTGGCGGGCGCTGTGCAATGCGATGGGCAACCCGGCGTGGTCGCGGGAGGCGCGCTTCGCCACCATGGCGGAGCGAGTGAAGCACCGGGAGGCGCTGCATGAGCGCATCGGGGAATGGACGAAGGGGCAGGAGCAGATGGAGCTGATGCACCGCCTCCAGCGAGCCGGAATTCCGGCCGGGGCGGTCTACGACCAGAGCCAGGTGGCGCGGGACCCGCACTACGCAGAGCGGGGGGCCTTCCAGCGGGTTACGCTGAAAGGGTATGGCGAGTACCCGATACCGACTTCGCCGTGGACGATAGCAGGCAGACACGCGGGAGCGCGGAGGCCCCCGCCTCGACTAGCGGAGCATAATGACTACGTCTTCCGTGAACTGCTACACTTGCGGCGCGAAACGATCGAAGGACTGCGACGGGAGGAGTACATAGGGGAGCGGCCGGTGCAGAAGGCGATCTAACAGCATCTCAGGAGAAATCATGGCAAAGCCACTAGACCCGGGAATGAGCGTGGAGGAGACGATCGAGACACGGCCCGGGATGGGCGTGAAGCATGTGGGGCCGGTGGAGATGCTCTCCACCCCGTCAATGATCGGGATGATGGAGGGCGTCTGCCTGAAGGTGCTTCAGCAATCGCTAGAGGGGAGCATCACCTCGGTGGGGTACCACGTGGATGTGAAACACCTGGCGCCGCACCCCGTGGGCAAGCCGGTACGTGTGAAGTCCACCTTTGTGAACAGCGACGGGCGCCGCTACACGTTCCAGGTCCAGGCCTATAGCGGCGAGGTGAAGATAGGCGAAGGAACACATACGCGGGTAGCCGTTGACCCGAGCAAGTTCAGACAGAGGCCGCCGGGCTCGTAGGAGATTTGTCCACGGATTTTCACAGATTGCACAGACAGGATCGGGTAAAGGGATTCGCAGAGCGAGATACAAATGCGCGTTCGTAGTACAATGCCCGTCGCTCACGAGCGACGACCGCTGACTTTCTGATGGAGGCCGCCATGTTCAAGACCCGG
This genomic window from Chloroflexota bacterium contains:
- the thrS gene encoding threonine--tRNA ligase; this encodes MVSLVRLCNAPPLYRRCPGTASGTVAPFSRRRAIIVRCPHDRVPILQRNPLVTTTPADKDALKALRSRLRHTAAHVMAEAVLFYFPDAKLAHGPATDDGFYYDIEISRPVTPDDLTKIEAKMKEIIKRNDRMLVKELTKGEAVEQFKSNRYKVETIESIPPGEKITTYSQGPFTDLCEGPHVDYTGRIKAVKLLSVAGAYWKGDESNPQLQRIYGTAFESAGAMDEHLKMLEEAAKRDHRKLGRELELFMFDPIAPASPFFFPKGALVYNLLVDYIRGLYVKYGYTEVITPLIMSTDLWKRSGHYDNYIENMFFTKIDEREFGVKPMNCPGHALMYGARLYSYRDLPIRYADFARLHRYERSGVTHGLTRVRSFTQDDAHIFCRPDQIQDEITVFLNQFMETYRMFGFGNIDIRLSLRPDKRVGTDDMWDKAEVALENALKANTLAYTPAPGEGAFYGPKLDFLVKDAIGREWQMGTLQLDYSLPERFDLTYIAENGEKARPVVIHRAWLGSLERFLGILIEHTAGAFPLWLAPVQAVVVPIADRHIPYAKEVESALRAAGLRCYVDERNERMNLKIREAQLQKAPYMLVVGDKEQADRAVAVRSRTGENLGVKPIADQLAVMQAQLASRG
- a CDS encoding Lrp/AsnC family transcriptional regulator, with the protein product MKKARRFPMQSLDSGGTMAVRCTTSPGRPAMRAYVLIEATIGKARDVAKALKGTPGVQECYLVTGPYDIVAIVEGKDANTVGKTVAERVHNVPGIARTVTCLALGI
- the phoU gene encoding phosphate signaling complex protein PhoU, translating into MTRIGFDHELKQLQDELLALGSMVEKAVIKSIDSLKRRDLALARTVVEEDKFINHKRFAIEERCLKLLATQQPMAQDLRIIVAVLHTTVDLERMGDHAEGIARVSIRIGDDPLIKPLIDIPRMTDLALGMLRRALDAFTHRDSAAATRVCQEDDEIDALHEQIYRELLTYMLQDPRTIQQATYLTWVAHNLERIADRSTNIAEQVVFIVTGKREEIGSSKY
- the pstB gene encoding phosphate ABC transporter ATP-binding protein, translated to MPIGDEPENADPMASETIALETKSLQVFYGSRLALDGISMKVAARRITAIIGPSGCGKSTLLRCFNRMNELLQGARIAGEVLFMGEDLYARDVDPTEVRYRIGMVFQKPNPFPKSIYDNVAFGPRINGNKGNLDELVEQSLRRAALWDEVKDRLKKSALELSGGQQQRLCIARALAVAPEVILMDEPASALDPLATLKIEDLMQELAKDYTIVIVTHNMQQAARVSDYTAFLTTEGGGAPGKLVEFGPKDVIFTNPRDQRTQDYITGRFG
- the pstA gene encoding phosphate ABC transporter permease PstA; this translates as MRLTPPANLQKRKLKGKLYAGVLIAATLLGIVVLVTLLVRIFVVGIGHLDWQFITSFPSRFPEQAGIWSALMGTLWMMGFTLVFSVPLGVGAALYLEYYAPKNRWTDMVQTNISNLAGVPSIVYGLLGLTVFVRWMSLDRSVFAGSLTMTLLVLPITIIATNEALRATPSSLATASYALGAGKWQTIRRVILPYAFPGILTGVILSMSRAIGETAPLIMIGALTYIAFVPGSDGLLNAPLDPFTALPIQIFNWTSRPQAGFQEIAATGIIVLLIVLLAMNGLAIFLRDRFQKKIQD
- the pstC gene encoding phosphate ABC transporter permease subunit PstC, which gives rise to MAQATEIVDRPPPQPGRLLSRRAGKRWDDALMPKLLFLCGLVSILTTIGIVVTLLTEAVSFFGEVSLKQFFFDTRWAPLFDPQHFGIWPLITGTLMVAAIAAVVAIPVGLATAIFLSEYAPNGLRRALKPTLEVLAGIPTVVYGYFALTFVTPHIIRNLPGPFADANIFNALSAGLVVGVMIIPMVASLSEDAMLAVPKSLRDGARALGATRFEVATRVVVPAALSGIIASFILALARAAGETMIVAIAAGATPNIEATPLESIQTMTGYIVQVSLGDTPHGTIEYKTIFVVGLMLFLMTLAMNLVGHWVVKRFREKY
- a CDS encoding PstS family phosphate ABC transporter substrate-binding protein, whose translation is MLLTACSGDLGGRPTSAPQLTPYPTLTPSSGIRRMNGTVSVDGSSTVFPITEAAAEEFGGIAPRVRVTVGVSGTGGGFKRFCTGETDISNASRAIKDTEKQECLKRGIAYLELRIAFDGLSILVNPANTFVDYFTVDELKRIWEPGSAVSRWNQVRPNWPDQSIALFGPGTDSGTFDYFTEAIVGKARASRSDYTASEDDNVLIQGIAGQRNALGYFGYAYYVENKDKLRAVPIAVGAGTPVAPSHDSISIGAYKPLSRPLLIYVNVKSLREKDAVREFVKFYLNQSPALVDEVGYIQVPLPDFLEDIEQVRKTLSLA
- the ruvB gene encoding Holliday junction branch migration DNA helicase RuvB — protein: MAERITSAKGKQDETALETSLRPRKLDEYVGQGKTKENLKIAIDAAKKRDEALDHILLYGPPGLGKTTLANIVAAEMGVNIRITSGPAIERPGDMAAILTNLKARDILFIDEIHRLGRGIEEVLYPAMEDFALDIVIGKGPTARSIRLKIPRFTLIGATTRYAMMSAPLRDRFGSVYRLDFYTPGDLEAILDRSSKLLSIPIDRQAVTEIAKRSRGTPRVANRLLKRVRDFGEVVTKGRVTQAVAVDALSRLEVDELGLDKMDHQVLQAVIEKFGGGPVGLETIATSIAEEADTIMDVYEPFLMQLGFLGRTPRGRVATKRAYEYLKIPYPHKNGPDTLQPSLLND
- a CDS encoding CoA transferase, with protein sequence MSGALDGLTVLDLTQAIAGPFGTKHLADCGAKVIKIEKPSGDPARRAPPFYKDRPHPEGSGLFLYLNTNKLGITLDLKSAEGRALFKRLARKADLVVESYRPGTMERLGLSHRELLQENPRLGIISLSDFGQTGPYREYRLTELAAFGLTGPMFALGAPGKEPQKFAENSTLAITGLAVGNAAMAAAITSQRTGKGVSVDLSIAESFLATTETQMMSHFYSGEVAQRLGTAIRPQFLIGSYPCKDGYVAIQGVGRGESWWPRVFQMMGKPELSKDPRFKDSQAIMEHGDDFDAIWYTWLMEHTRKEIFDAAGEARFPIAPVYSSEDIYNDPHFNARGFFATIRHSHTGPIRYPTRPFRLHGTPNPPPQPAPRLGQHNAKVFCGMLGLPKRALATLKKKGVV
- a CDS encoding CoA transferase, yielding MAAPLPLEGIRVLELAEGWAGPMTAMWLGDLGAEVIKIEAIQRYDHARGQVNESRALPGYPNKSPGERPYDVAAAYIQANRNKLDATIDLSRTRGVALFKELVAVSDVVVTNMVTGVPEKMGIGYGDLAKIRPDLIMLISSGYGASGPYARRVTMGGAMDGIAGFTWLRHYPGQTPDTATFSIHTDVVTGMNNAMAVQMALFHRNRTGRGQVIETSGVEASIHQIHVSLMDYALNGQVRTAHGNGHESLAPYGCYPCAGNDRWLTITVYSKGQWRALCNAMGNPAWSREARFATMAERVKHREALHERIGEWTKGQEQMELMHRLQRAGIPAGAVYDQSQVARDPHYAERGAFQRVTLKGYGEYPIPTSPWTIAGRHAGARRPPPRLAEHNDYVFRELLHLRRETIEGLRREEYIGERPVQKAI
- a CDS encoding thioesterase; protein product: MAKPLDPGMSVEETIETRPGMGVKHVGPVEMLSTPSMIGMMEGVCLKVLQQSLEGSITSVGYHVDVKHLAPHPVGKPVRVKSTFVNSDGRRYTFQVQAYSGEVKIGEGTHTRVAVDPSKFRQRPPGS